The following are encoded together in the Nocardioides sp. Arc9.136 genome:
- a CDS encoding ABC transporter ATP-binding protein, with the protein MITAEDVSWSYGATPVVAGVHLRTEPGRVLGLIGPNGSGKTTLLRLLHGALRGRSGRVSVDGDDLVGLGPREAARRLAVVVQEGAGESTLTVAEMVLLGRSPRLGTFQRTGARDHAVAAACLERVGATHLAGRSFAGLSGGERQRVLIARALAQEATHLLLDEPTNHLDIRYQHEVLRLVAHLAHRSEACAVVVLHDLNLAARYCDDLVLLGGGPHGGGVVAAGPAEEVLDPALLEPVYGIGVRPVRLEDRLHLLFEPFTHLTEEPA; encoded by the coding sequence GTGATCACCGCCGAGGACGTGTCCTGGTCGTACGGCGCCACGCCGGTCGTCGCCGGGGTGCACCTGCGCACCGAGCCCGGCCGCGTCCTGGGCCTGATCGGCCCCAACGGCAGCGGCAAGACCACCCTGCTCCGGCTGCTGCACGGCGCCCTGCGCGGCCGGAGCGGGCGGGTCAGCGTCGACGGCGACGACCTCGTCGGACTCGGGCCCCGCGAGGCCGCGCGCCGGCTCGCCGTCGTCGTCCAGGAGGGAGCGGGGGAGTCCACCCTGACGGTCGCGGAGATGGTCCTGCTCGGCCGCAGCCCGCGTCTGGGCACCTTCCAGCGCACCGGGGCGCGCGACCACGCCGTCGCGGCGGCGTGCCTGGAACGGGTGGGCGCGACGCACCTGGCCGGACGGTCCTTCGCGGGACTCTCCGGCGGCGAGCGGCAGCGGGTCCTGATCGCCCGCGCGCTCGCGCAGGAGGCCACGCACCTGCTGCTCGACGAGCCCACCAACCACCTCGACATCCGCTACCAGCACGAGGTCCTGCGCCTCGTCGCCCACCTGGCCCACCGCTCCGAGGCCTGCGCCGTGGTCGTCCTGCACGACCTCAACCTCGCCGCCCGGTACTGCGACGACCTGGTCCTGCTGGGCGGCGGCCCCCACGGCGGCGGCGTCGTCGCGGCCGGCCCCGCCGAGGAGGTCCTCGACCCGGCCCTGCTCGAGCCGGTCTACGGCATCGGCGTCCGCCCGGTCCGGCTCGAGGACCGGCTGCACCTGCTGTTCGAACCGTTCACCCACCTGACCGAGGAGCCCGCATGA
- a CDS encoding iron ABC transporter permease — MSTQVAPAGLAAAERTQARRSSAWLAGLAALLVVTVVAGVGAGAVGVPPGTVARVLGHHLLGVPGEVTWSLPQDAIVWQVRLPRVVLGLLVGAGLAVCGVALQAMVRNVLADPYLLGVNSGASSGAAAAILFGVGSGLGQHALPVSAFLGALAASALVFLVARSAGRVTSVRLLLAGVAVGYALYATTSFLIFASGSAEGARSVMFWLLGSLGLAQWDAPLAVVAVVVLATVALLATWGRRLDVLALGDETAHALGTSPDRFRTVLLLVVALCVGVLVSAAGSIGFVGLVVPHLARRVVGGRHVRVVPVAALMGAVLLVWADVVARVLLQPQEIPIGIITSLVGAPFLLLLVRRLHATTA; from the coding sequence GTGAGCACGCAGGTGGCCCCGGCCGGGCTCGCCGCGGCGGAGCGCACCCAGGCCCGTCGCTCGTCGGCCTGGCTGGCCGGCCTCGCCGCGCTGCTCGTCGTCACCGTCGTGGCCGGGGTCGGCGCCGGGGCGGTGGGCGTGCCGCCGGGGACCGTCGCCCGCGTGCTGGGGCACCACCTGCTGGGCGTGCCCGGCGAGGTGACCTGGAGCCTGCCGCAGGACGCCATCGTCTGGCAGGTCCGGCTGCCGAGGGTCGTCCTCGGGCTGCTGGTCGGTGCGGGCCTCGCGGTGTGCGGGGTCGCCCTGCAGGCGATGGTCCGCAACGTCCTGGCCGACCCCTACCTGCTCGGCGTCAACTCCGGTGCCTCCAGCGGCGCCGCCGCAGCGATCCTCTTCGGCGTGGGGTCCGGCCTCGGCCAGCACGCGCTCCCGGTCAGCGCGTTCCTCGGGGCGCTGGCCGCCTCGGCGCTGGTCTTCCTCGTCGCGCGGTCCGCGGGCCGGGTCACCTCCGTGCGGCTGCTGCTCGCCGGCGTCGCGGTGGGCTACGCGCTCTACGCCACGACGAGCTTCCTGATCTTCGCCTCCGGCTCCGCCGAGGGCGCCCGCTCGGTGATGTTCTGGCTGCTCGGCTCGCTCGGGCTCGCGCAGTGGGACGCACCGCTGGCCGTCGTGGCGGTCGTGGTGCTCGCGACGGTCGCGCTCCTGGCCACGTGGGGGCGGCGCCTCGACGTCCTCGCGCTGGGCGACGAGACGGCCCACGCCCTCGGGACGTCCCCGGACCGGTTCCGCACGGTGCTGCTCCTCGTGGTCGCGCTGTGCGTCGGCGTGCTCGTCTCGGCCGCCGGCAGCATCGGGTTCGTCGGCCTCGTGGTCCCGCACCTGGCCCGCCGGGTCGTCGGCGGCCGCCACGTGCGCGTCGTGCCCGTCGCCGCGCTGATGGGCGCGGTCCTGCTCGTGTGGGCCGACGTGGTCGCCCGCGTGCTGCTCCAGCCGCAGGAGATCCCGATCGGGATCATCACCTCCCTCGTCGGCGCCCCCTTCCTGCTCCTGCTGGTCCGCCGCCTCCACGCCACCACCGCCTGA
- a CDS encoding SDR family NAD(P)-dependent oxidoreductase — translation MPTALVTGATAGIGHSFAQQLAARGDDLVLVARDTARLEAVAAELTAAHGVGVEVLAADLADRDGMALVEARLADRDRPVDLLVNNAGFGLKERFLDNPVDLETAMLDVLVTAVLRLTHAALGPMTERGSGGVINVSSVASYLPRGTYSAAKAWVNSFSEWAADEYRPQGVRVTALLPGFTRTEFHERMDVSRSSAPSFLWLDADELVRTALADHEAGKVFSIPSARYKAIATLARVVPSPVLQRFQSLGRK, via the coding sequence GTGCCCACCGCCCTCGTCACCGGCGCGACCGCCGGCATCGGCCACTCCTTCGCCCAGCAGCTCGCCGCCCGGGGTGACGACCTCGTGCTCGTCGCCCGCGACACCGCCCGGCTCGAGGCCGTCGCAGCCGAGCTGACCGCCGCCCACGGCGTGGGCGTCGAGGTCCTGGCCGCCGACCTGGCCGACCGGGACGGCATGGCGCTGGTCGAGGCCCGGCTCGCCGACCGCGACCGCCCGGTCGACCTGCTGGTCAACAACGCCGGCTTCGGCCTCAAGGAGCGGTTCCTCGACAACCCCGTCGACCTCGAGACGGCGATGCTCGACGTGCTCGTGACGGCGGTCCTGCGGCTCACCCACGCCGCGCTCGGACCGATGACCGAGCGGGGCAGCGGCGGCGTCATCAACGTCTCCAGCGTCGCCTCCTACCTCCCGCGCGGGACGTACTCGGCGGCCAAGGCGTGGGTCAACAGCTTCAGCGAGTGGGCGGCCGACGAGTACCGCCCGCAGGGCGTGCGGGTCACCGCGCTGCTGCCCGGCTTCACCCGCACCGAGTTCCACGAGCGGATGGACGTCAGCCGGTCCTCGGCGCCCTCGTTCCTCTGGCTCGACGCCGACGAGCTGGTCCGCACCGCCCTGGCCGACCACGAGGCGGGCAAGGTCTTCTCGATCCCGAGCGCGCGCTACAAGGCCATCGCCACGCTCGCGCGCGTGGTCCCCAGCCCGGTGCTGCAGCGCTTCCAGTCGCTCGGGCGGAAGTAG
- a CDS encoding PHP domain-containing protein, producing MRIDLHTHSRASDGTQRPGDLVRAAAAAGLDALAITDHDTADGWAQAERAATEVGIELVRGMEVSTRHRGRGVHLLAYLPDPTYPPLVEQLGRVLEGRQARVPDMLERLHALGIEVSDADVARAADGTAATGRPHVADALVAVGAVRDRTEAFDRYLGAGRPAYVDRYAAPLAETIRLVTEAGGVTVVAHPWGRSQREWPGEPELAELQAAGLSGIEVDHEDHTPSSRDKLRAIARNLDLVVTGSSDHHGTGKIDHELGCNTTAPEQYDRLLAEAAAAAVTARAAGRTPPGVVRP from the coding sequence GTGCGCATCGACCTCCACACCCACTCGCGGGCCAGCGACGGCACGCAGCGCCCGGGTGACCTCGTCCGCGCGGCCGCGGCCGCCGGGCTGGACGCGCTCGCGATCACCGACCACGACACCGCCGACGGCTGGGCCCAGGCCGAGCGCGCCGCCACCGAGGTCGGCATCGAGCTGGTCCGCGGGATGGAGGTGAGCACGCGCCACCGGGGCCGCGGCGTGCACCTGCTGGCCTACCTGCCCGACCCGACGTACCCGCCGCTGGTCGAGCAGCTCGGCCGCGTGCTGGAGGGCCGCCAGGCGCGCGTGCCCGACATGCTCGAGCGCCTGCACGCGCTCGGGATCGAGGTCTCCGACGCCGACGTGGCCAGGGCCGCCGACGGCACCGCCGCGACCGGCCGGCCCCACGTCGCCGACGCGCTCGTCGCCGTCGGCGCGGTGCGGGACCGGACCGAGGCGTTCGACCGCTACCTGGGGGCCGGGCGGCCGGCGTACGTCGACCGGTACGCCGCCCCGCTCGCCGAGACCATCCGGCTCGTCACCGAGGCCGGCGGCGTCACCGTCGTGGCCCACCCGTGGGGCCGCTCCCAGCGCGAGTGGCCCGGCGAGCCGGAGCTGGCCGAGCTGCAGGCGGCGGGGCTGAGTGGCATCGAGGTCGACCACGAGGACCACACGCCCTCGAGCCGCGACAAGCTGCGCGCGATCGCCCGGAACCTCGACCTCGTCGTCACCGGGTCCAGCGACCACCACGGCACCGGCAAGATCGACCACGAGCTCGGGTGCAACACCACCGCGCCGGAGCAGTACGACCGGCTCCTCGCCGAGGCGGCTGCCGCTGCGGTGACCGCCCGGGCGGCGGGCCGCACGCCGCCCGGCGTCGTCCGTCCCTGA
- a CDS encoding L,D-transpeptidase, translating to MGSHRATEVRPRYGRIGMLAASVVVTVVAVLGGTGVLPGATPADAGSGTLVAVDPAASAPSPSAPSPSTEADDPLGQATSSSSAEDVAVDPREDTTLPTGTGRGKRVVFSEGRQRVWLVEGRAKVVRTYLVSGSVEDNLDPGTYAVYSRSEQAYGIDDSGTMKYFVRFTQGERAAIGFHDIPVDEGEKVQTVEELGTPQSHGCIRQKRADAIALWDFAPLGTTVVVTA from the coding sequence GTGGGCAGCCACCGCGCCACGGAGGTCCGGCCGAGGTACGGCCGGATCGGGATGCTGGCCGCCTCGGTGGTCGTCACGGTCGTCGCGGTCCTGGGCGGCACCGGCGTGCTGCCCGGTGCGACCCCGGCCGACGCCGGCTCCGGGACGCTCGTCGCGGTCGACCCGGCCGCCTCCGCCCCCAGCCCCTCCGCCCCCAGCCCCTCCACCGAGGCCGACGACCCGCTCGGGCAGGCGACCAGCAGCAGCTCCGCCGAGGACGTCGCGGTCGACCCGCGCGAGGACACGACGCTGCCGACCGGCACCGGCCGCGGCAAGCGGGTCGTCTTCAGCGAGGGGCGCCAGCGGGTGTGGCTCGTCGAGGGCCGCGCGAAGGTCGTGCGCACCTACCTCGTCTCCGGCAGCGTCGAGGACAACCTCGACCCGGGCACGTACGCGGTGTACTCCCGCTCCGAGCAGGCCTACGGCATCGACGACTCCGGCACGATGAAGTACTTCGTCCGCTTCACCCAGGGCGAGCGGGCCGCGATCGGCTTCCACGACATCCCGGTCGACGAGGGCGAGAAGGTGCAGACCGTCGAGGAGCTCGGCACCCCGCAGTCGCACGGCTGCATCCGCCAGAAGCGGGCCGACGCGATCGCCCTGTGGGACTTCGCCCCGCTCGGCACCACCGTCGTCGTCACCGCCTGA
- a CDS encoding ABC transporter substrate-binding protein, translating to MKRLLLLPAALPVLLLTACGAGPGEGATPAAAGDAAAGAYPVTVENCGAEVTFTEQPERVVLLKSASVPFLHDLGVLDRVTARAGQYPPGYYDEETLAELDGIPLLTDRTDTSGHLQISRETVIGQEPDLVLGEVDNLSRASLEAVGIPLVEEPGLCDEGLADPGFDDVEDQMRTYGRVFGRTEEADRAVASLRDRVEAVEERVGEGSGLRAAVLYPTVGGGTTYAYGTRSMAQPQVEAAGLVNVFDDVDERVFEVTLEELLGRDPEVLVLLHGDGDPAEVERALTDLPGAERLTAVREGRIVTQLFNFTEPPTPLSVTGLERLVDRLAELER from the coding sequence GTGAAGCGACTGCTGCTCCTGCCCGCCGCCCTGCCGGTCCTGCTGCTCACCGCCTGCGGTGCCGGCCCCGGCGAAGGTGCCACCCCGGCCGCCGCCGGCGACGCCGCGGCGGGTGCCTACCCGGTCACGGTCGAGAACTGCGGCGCGGAGGTGACGTTCACCGAGCAGCCCGAGCGGGTCGTCCTGCTCAAGAGCGCCTCGGTGCCGTTCCTCCACGACCTCGGCGTGCTCGACCGCGTGACCGCCCGCGCCGGGCAGTACCCGCCCGGCTACTACGACGAGGAGACCCTCGCCGAGCTCGACGGGATCCCGCTGCTCACCGACCGCACCGACACCAGCGGCCACCTCCAGATCTCGCGGGAGACCGTGATCGGCCAGGAGCCCGACCTGGTGCTCGGCGAGGTCGACAACCTCTCGCGCGCCTCGCTCGAGGCGGTCGGCATCCCGCTGGTCGAGGAGCCCGGGCTCTGCGACGAGGGGCTGGCCGACCCGGGCTTCGACGACGTCGAGGACCAGATGCGCACCTACGGCCGGGTCTTCGGCCGCACCGAGGAGGCCGACCGCGCGGTCGCCTCGCTGCGCGACCGCGTCGAGGCCGTCGAGGAGCGCGTCGGCGAGGGCTCGGGTCTGCGCGCCGCGGTGCTCTACCCCACGGTCGGCGGCGGCACGACGTACGCCTACGGCACCCGCAGCATGGCCCAGCCGCAGGTGGAGGCGGCGGGCCTGGTCAACGTCTTCGACGACGTCGACGAGCGGGTCTTCGAGGTGACGCTGGAGGAGCTGCTCGGTCGCGACCCGGAGGTCCTGGTCCTGCTCCACGGCGACGGCGACCCCGCCGAGGTGGAGCGCGCACTGACCGACCTGCCCGGCGCCGAGCGGCTCACCGCCGTCCGGGAGGGCAGGATCGTCACCCAGCTGTTCAACTTCACCGAGCCGCCGACCCCGTTGTCGGTCACCGGTCTCGAGCGCCTCGTCGACCGGCTCGCGGAGCTCGAGCGGTGA
- a CDS encoding ParA family protein, with the protein MTTTLAIANQKGGVAKTTTVASLGAALAELGHSVLLVDLDPQACLTFSLGIDPEDVETSVHHVLTRGVDATEVIIATEDGVDLLPATIELARAEADLLTRTGREHVVKGVVEELGDTYDWVLLDCPPSLGVLTVAALTAADGVLVPLQCETLSHRGVGQLLDTVHDVRRFTNKRLEVWGVLPTLYDGRTTHSRTVLETIAGTYSLDVVEPPIPKTIKFAEAPAAGRSILATSRTSKGAQAYREVAANLVRRAARPRGQA; encoded by the coding sequence ATGACCACCACGCTCGCGATCGCCAACCAGAAGGGCGGCGTCGCCAAGACGACGACCGTCGCCTCGCTCGGTGCCGCGCTCGCCGAGCTGGGCCACTCGGTCCTCCTCGTCGACCTCGACCCGCAGGCGTGCCTGACCTTCTCCCTCGGCATCGACCCCGAGGACGTCGAGACCTCGGTGCACCACGTGCTGACCCGGGGCGTCGACGCCACCGAGGTGATCATCGCGACCGAGGACGGCGTCGACCTGCTGCCGGCGACCATCGAGCTGGCCCGGGCGGAGGCCGACCTGCTCACCCGCACCGGCCGCGAGCACGTGGTGAAGGGTGTCGTCGAGGAGCTCGGGGACACCTACGACTGGGTGCTGCTGGACTGCCCGCCGTCGCTGGGGGTGCTGACCGTCGCCGCGCTCACCGCCGCGGACGGCGTGCTCGTGCCGCTGCAGTGCGAGACCCTCTCCCACCGCGGGGTGGGCCAGCTGCTCGACACCGTCCACGACGTCCGCCGGTTCACCAACAAGCGGCTCGAGGTGTGGGGCGTGCTGCCGACGCTGTACGACGGGCGCACCACCCACTCGCGCACGGTGCTCGAGACGATCGCCGGGACCTACTCCCTCGACGTGGTCGAGCCGCCGATCCCCAAGACGATCAAGTTCGCCGAGGCGCCCGCCGCCGGGCGCTCGATCCTCGCCACCAGCCGCACCAGCAAGGGCGCGCAGGCCTACCGCGAGGTCGCCGCCAACCTGGTGCGGCGAGCGGCCCGCCCGCGCGGGCAGGCCTGA
- a CDS encoding DUF6758 family protein, which yields MALTAGCPRCPTPVGPVGPDGAWSCPDHGPIEPLWRPGEASYDGFAAHLLAASGFPTYLPWPMSPGWSVTDFGVVGSAPDRVRATMTCCSGTSELDGPVDVLVVTEEAGTGLGARCAGTTYLDPGAEIGEGPPSVKVRLDNQAVGLWPVSTSAATGEWDRSVVAGEARGRWLWIVLRPASAILLLRDDWILRDVSDVGPPLVEMAFGGPRPSW from the coding sequence GCGTTGACGGCAGGCTGCCCCCGCTGCCCGACCCCCGTGGGCCCGGTGGGACCCGACGGCGCGTGGTCCTGCCCCGACCACGGGCCGATCGAGCCGCTGTGGCGGCCGGGCGAGGCGTCGTACGACGGGTTCGCGGCGCACCTGCTGGCGGCGAGTGGCTTCCCGACGTACCTCCCGTGGCCGATGAGTCCCGGCTGGTCGGTCACCGACTTCGGGGTCGTCGGCAGCGCCCCCGACCGGGTGCGCGCGACGATGACCTGCTGCTCGGGCACCAGCGAGCTCGACGGGCCGGTGGACGTGCTGGTGGTCACCGAGGAGGCCGGCACCGGGCTCGGCGCCCGGTGCGCCGGGACGACCTACCTCGACCCGGGCGCGGAGATCGGCGAGGGCCCGCCCTCGGTCAAGGTGCGCCTGGACAACCAGGCCGTCGGGCTGTGGCCGGTGTCCACGAGCGCCGCGACGGGGGAGTGGGACCGCTCCGTGGTCGCCGGGGAGGCGCGGGGCCGGTGGCTGTGGATCGTGCTGCGGCCGGCCTCGGCGATCCTGCTGCTGCGCGACGACTGGATCCTGCGCGACGTCTCCGACGTGGGACCGCCGCTGGTCGAGATGGCCTTCGGAGGGCCGCGCCCGTCCTGGTGA